A stretch of DNA from Thermithiobacillus plumbiphilus:
GCAATGCAGTGCGGAAGGCGAGGGCCAGGAGGAATGGCAACTGCGGCTTGAAAGTGACGAAGACCTGGTGCAGATCGTGACCATTCACAAGAGCAAGGGGCTGGAGTACCCGGTGGTTTTCCTGCCCTTCGCCTGGACCGCCCGGCCAGGTCGTAAAGAGGCCCCCCTGCGCTTTCATGATGAAGCAGCGGGCAGGTCCTGCCTGGATCTGGGCTCGCCGGATCTGGAGCACCACCATGCACTCGCCGAGCGCGAGCGCCTGGCCGAGGATCTTCGGCTGCTCTATGTGGCCCTGACCCGGGCGAAATATCTATGTTATGTCAGCTGGGGCCGCTTTGGCGGTGTCGAGCATTCGGCGCTGGGGTATCTGCTGCATGCGCCAGAAGATTCTGGCGCCAATCCCGTCACGACCCTGGAGCAGAAAGTCTGCGACTTCAGTGATGAGCAGTTGCGCGCGCCGCTGGACCGGCTTGCCGACGAGCACCCGGATTGCATCCGGGTTTGTCCGCCACCGACGGCCTCAGTCACGCCCTGGAGCCCGCCTGTGCCGGAACATCACACCCTTGCTGCACGAGATTTCACGGCTCGCATCGATAAAAGCTGGCGGATTGGCAGCTATACCTCCCTCATCCAGGGGCTACAGGGGCAATTCGAACGCCCGGATCACGATGCCCAGGATGCTGCCGGAGCCGCGCCGGTCGCGGCCGTGGCGGACGTCTATCGCTTTCCGCGTGGCGCCCAGGCCGGGTCCTTCCTGCATTTCCTGCTGGAAAAAATGGATTTCCCGACGGCCCGGGGGCCAGCCCTGCAAGCCCTGATTGCGCGTGGCCTGACCCGCTTTGCCTTCAACCCGGAATGGCAGCCGGTAGTCGAAAGCTGGCTGGATCGGGTACTCGACACGCCGCTCGATCCTGAGGCCACCCTGAGTTTGCGCCAGCTGGATGCCTCGCGTTGCCTGCGCGAACTGGAGTTCCATTTCCCCGTGCATTCCCTGGATCCCGCGTCTTTGACAGCATTGCTGGCAAGGCAGGGAATCGCATGTCGGCTCAGCTTCGAAGCCTTTCAGGGCATGATGAAGGGTTTTGTCGATCTGGTCTTTGAACATCAGGGCACGTTCTATCTCGCTGATTACAAGTCCAATCATTTGGGCGACAGGCCAGAGGACTATACGCCGGAGCGGCTGGCGGGCGTCATGGATGCGCAGTCCTATACCCTTCAGGCACTTATCTATAGCGTGGCACTGCATCGATATCTTGGGCAGCGCATCGTTGATTACGATTACGACCGGCATTTCGGCGGGGTCTTCTATCTCTTTCTCAGGGGAATGGACCCGGCCACGGGGGCTGGTTCCGGCATATACTTCAACAAGCCGTCGCGGGCGCTGGTCGAGATGCTGGATGCCTTTTTCGCCGGTTCAAGGATGTCTACTGCAGAGGTGGCCTGTGCCTGACCAACTATATGCTGCGGCCAGCCGAGGGCTGATCCGGTCGCTTGATCTGCACTTCGCCCGCACCCTGGAGCGGCTGGCGGATGGCAGATCCGAGGCGCTCTCGCTGGGCGCCTGCCTGGTCAGCCATCAGGTGGGGCTCGGACATGTCTGTGTCGATCTGGCGCAACTGGCCGGGCGCCCACTTTTTGGCAGTGAATCCCAGGCTGATGGTGAAGTCATCCTCGCGCCTGATCTGAATAGCTGGCGCAAACATCTGCAGGCCAGCGGCGTCGTCGGTCAGCCCGGCCAGGGCATGCCACTGATCCTGGATGAGCAGGACCGGCTTTACCTTGGCCGCTACTGGCGTTTCGAGGACGCCCTGGCCCGGCAGTTGCGTGCGCGGGCGCTGATGCAGCCCGAAATCGATCTGCAAAGACTGCGGGCCGGCCTGGAGCGCTTTTTCGGGCCAGCCAGCGCGGAACCGGACTGGCAGAAGCTGGCCGCAGCCATTGCGCTCCTGCGCGGCCTTGCCGTCATAGCTGGAGGTCCGGGTACCGGCAAGACCACCACGGTGGTGAAGATCCTGGCGCTCCTGCTGGAGCAGGATCAAAACCTGCGCATCGCGCTGGTCGCGCCCACCGGCAAGGCCGCCGCGCGCCTGAGCGAGTCGATCAAGGCGCGCAAGCAGGATCTGGCCTGCGATGCTGTCATCCGTCAGGCGGTTCCCGAAGAGGCCGGCACCATCCATCGGCTGCTCAAGGCGCTGCCTGGGCAGAATGGCTTTCGGCATCATGCCGGCCATCCTCTGCCGGTGGACGTACTGGTGCTGGATGAGGCTTCCATGGTGGATCTGCCGCTCATGGCGCGCCTGGTGGATGCCCTGCCGCCGCAGGCGCGTCTCTATATGCTTGGTGATCAGGACCAGCTTGCCTCGGTCGAGGCCGGCAGCGTGCTCGCGGATATCTGTGGCGCATCTGCGCAGCGTGGCTACTCGCCAGAGCTATGCGGGCAGTTGCAGGCACTCGCGGGCGTTGCCCTGCCAGCAACTGAATCCGTGGCAGGCCCCTTGCAGGATTGCATCGTGCACCTGCGGGCCAGTCACCGCTTTCGTCAGGATAGCGGGATTGGCGCGCTGGCCCAGGCCATCAACCAGGGGGACGCGGAAGCGGCCGGCAGGATACTGCGCAGCAATCAGTTTGCTGATCTTGCCTGGCAGGGCGAAAGTGGCGCGGCGTCCCTGGATCTGGTCGCGCAGCGCGCAGCCGGGGCCTACGGGTTATATCTGGGTCTTGATGCTCCTGGCGCTGCCCTGGAGGCCTTCAACCGTTTTCGGGTGCTTTGCGCCTTGCGCGATGGCCCTTACGGGGTGGCAGGGTTGAACCAGGCCATCGAGAGCGCGCTGGCGCACAAGGGCCTGATCAGTCCCGGCAACCTGCACTATGCTGGTCGTCCGGTCATGGTCATCCGCAACGATTACACGCTGCGGCTGTACAATGGCGATATCGGTATCCTGCTGCCCGATCCCGCGGCCAATGGCGCAATCCGTGCCTTCTTTGCCCAGCCGGATGGCAGCGTCCGCGCCATTCATCCCAATCGCCTCCCTGAGCACGACACCGCCTATGCCATGACGGTGCACAAGAGCCAAGGCTCCGAGTTCGATGAGGTGTTGCTGGTGTTGCCGGAGGCCGATGCACCGGTGCTCACGCGTGAACTCATCTACACCGGCGTCACGCGCGCGCGCCGGCATATGATACTGCATGGCAGTGCCTCCATCCTCAGTCTGGCCATCCGCCGTCGGGTCAGCCGAGCCTCGGGACTGCTGGACAAACTCTGGCAATCCGGTTCAGCCTCCCCAAGCTGATCCGTGCCAGTGGCATCTGCCGTTCATGTCAGATCAGCCTGATTCCCGCGCCACGCAGGATTTCTTTCTGCAAAAAGTCTGACAAGACAGGCTCGGCAGGGCGCCCAATTGCACCTGCAACATCTACTGGTCTTGAAGTCCTTGCTGCTGCAGCATTTGCGATCCTCCTCTCTAAGTCTTAGGTCTGACGTCCTATCCCATCAGTCTTATGGTTTCAGAAAGTTCCCTCCATTATGGTTTCCAAAGTTCGATGAAAAAGGGCGTCTCCACCGTTGTCGCACAAATTCGGGCTTGAAGCGGGGTTTAAAACGGGCTGTAGGAATTCATGAGAAAAGCCCGATAGAGAAGGGTCTGTTCTGATGGTCAAGCGGCCTGCCTCTTGATTCCGGTGGGTAAACAGGACTTATTAATTGGGGATGGACATATGAACTTTCAGCGATTTATCTACATTCTGCATTCACGTGCAAAGCTCATCCTTTTCACTTTTCTGGTTGCCGTATTCGTGGCAGTCGCCGTCAGCCTGCTGATGCCCAAGGAGTACGAGGCTAGCACCAGCCTGGTCATGGACTTCAAAGATCCCAATCCCATCAGTGGCCAGGCCAGCGCCTTGAATCCCCAGATTCTCCCGGCCTACATGTCTACCCAGCTCGACATCCTCAAGAGCAAGGCAGTCGCCGAGAAGGTGGTGGAGAACCTGAAGCTGGATCAGGACCCCAAAAATCGTGAAGCCTTCATGGAAGCTACCGAAGGCAGGGGTTCCATTCGGGAATGGCTGGCAGTTGGCCTTCTGGAGAACCTGGTGGCTGAGCCGTCCAAGGATAGTGGGGTGGTAGCTGTCACTTATACCGCCAATGATCCGCGCATGGCCGCAGCTGTTGCCAATGCCTTCGCCGCTGCCTATATGCAGACCACCCTGGCGCTGCGTGTGGATCCTGCCAAGCAGTCAGCCACGCTCTTCGACGACCAGCTCAACGCGCTGCGCAAGAACTGGGAAAAGGCGCAGGCTACACTTTCAGCCTATCAGCAGCGCAATGGCATCATTGATGTGGATGAACGTCTGGATGTCGAGAATGCGCGCCTCAGCGACCTTTCAAACCAGCTGGTACAGGCGCAGGCCTCAGCCTTCGAGAGCAGCTCGCGTAACAGCACGGCCGGCAAGCTTGGTGGTGGCGCGGATACCATGCCTGAAGTGCTTGCCAGTCCGCTGGTGCAGAACCTGAAATCGCAGCTCTACCAGAAAGAAGCAGAGCTCAATGAGCTGGCAACCTCCCTCAATCCCAGCCATCCGCAGTACAAGGAAGTGGCTGCCCAGGTGGCTGGACTTCGCACCAGGGTGAATCAGGAAATCTCCAAGATCGTCAGCGGCGTAAGGAACAACAACAGCATTCAGCAGTCTCGTGAGGCAGCCATACGCCAGGCGCTTGCGGAGCAGAAGGCCAAGGTGCTGGAGATCAAGCGCAAGCGCGATCAGATGGCGGTACTGGTCCGGGATGTGGATACCGCGCAGAAGGCCTATGACACCGCCCTGCAGCGCTTCACCCAGGCACGCATGGAAAGCCAGGTCAGCATGAACAATGTTTCGGTGCTCAGTCAGGCCACCGCGCCTGTGCTGCCCTCGAAGCCAAAGCTCCTCTTCAATGTACTTGGTGCCGGGGTATTGGGCCTTGGACTTGGGCTGCTGCTTGCCATCCTCTTTGAAATGATGGATCGCCGGGTGCGCTCCGAGGCGGATATCTTCGATGCGATTGGCGTGCCGGTTCTTGGCGTCGTCAGCAAGGAGGTTGGTCACGATCGATTCGCCGGTACTTGGCCGCGTCTGGAAGGCCTCGCGCCCAAAGCGCTTCCCAATCCCGCCAAATAGTAAATAAAAGGGGTGAACTCATGAGCTCGACACTTCCGGAAAGCCAGGCCAGATTCGAAGTCAAGTCACTGGTCACAGAAGAAAACAAGATTGGTGCCTTGCTGGTGGAATCTGGCAAACTGCAATGGGAGGACATCGACCCCATTCTCCGCCTGCAACGCGAGCAGGAACTGCGATTCGGTGAAGCTGCCCTGCAACTGGGGTTGGTGTTGCCAGAGGACGTTCGTTTCGCCTTGGCGCGTCAGTTTGGCTACACTTATCTGCCGCATTCCGATGCCGGCATGAGCGAGGAGCTGATTGCCGCCTACAAGCCATTCTCGCCAGAAGTCGAGGCCTTGCGGACATTGCGAAGCCAATTGCTGCTGCGCTGGTTCGACCGGGGTCAGAAGATGATTTCCCTGGTCAGCGCCAATGTCGGTGAGGGTTGTAGCGCCATGGCAGCGAATCTGGCTGTGCTGTTCTCGCAGCTTGGCCGGCGGACTCTGCTCATCGATGCCGACCTGCGCAACCCACGCCAGCATGAAATCTTCAACATGCCCAACCGGGAAGGCCTGTCGGACGTCCTGGCGCATCGCGTCAATCACAGCGCCGTCATGCTGGTGAATGCCTTCTCCAACTTTTATCTACTGACTTCGGGCACGATTCCGCCCAACCCCCAGGAACTGCTCAGCCGTCAGGATTTTCCGGCTTTGCTGGAAGATTTCAGTGATCTTTATGACGTCATCATCATCGATACACCGCCGAGCAACATGAACGCCGATGCGCAGACGGTTCTGAAACACACAGGCGGCGCTTTGATGGTCATGCGCCAGGATCTCACCCGCGTCAACGATGCCGTGTCGCTGAAAGCCACGATCGCAGCGACCAACGCTGAAATCGTAGGTAGCGTGCTGAACCGGTTCTGATTGCGGCAGGCGGGTCCACTCAGGGGAGTGGTGGACCCGTCCGTGGGCCAAATTCCGGCTCAAAGGGGACGATAAATCATGTCATCTGCATCCCAACGTCAAGACATTCTGCGCCAGCAGTCCAATAACAAAGAGCTCTGGCTTTATGTAATAGCAGCCGGTGTTGCTATGGTTGGTGGGCTGGCGCTGGTGTTTCTCGGCAATGCAAATACCTTCATTCTTGCCGCAGCAGTTGCCGCCGCAGCTTTGATTCTGCGGGATTATCGCCTGGGTGTGGTGCTGCTGATCGTGTTCATGCCGCTGGCGGAAAGTGAATTCTTTCCACGCCAGATGCTTGGCGTGACTGGCCTCAACCCCTTGAATATGCTGTTGATGGCAACCTTGGCTTCCTATTTGCTCAAAAGGGTTTTTCAGCGCCAGGATTACCCCTTCATACCGGCCAAGATGTTCTGGCTTTACCTGATACCTATCGCCATTGGTGCTATTCACGGTGCCATGTCGGCGGATCAGATTCCGTCATTTCTGTATGCCAGCAAGATGCTCAGCTTCGACAATGTCGCGGGGTACCTGCGGGATCTCGTGATCAAGCCGCTGTTCCTGGTGTTGTTTGCCTTGTTGATCGGGGCAGCAGTATATGACAGCGATCGCCCGGTTCTGTTCATGGCACCGGCTTTGATTTCAGTGGTTTTGATCTCACTGATGGCGCTTCTCGCAGTAGCCACCTCCGGTCTTGGCCTATCGGCGCTGGCACAGGCCACCTCACGCGGCGTCATGGGCAAGGTCGGAATGCATGCCAATGAGCTTGGCTTGCTTTTCAATATCGCCTACGCCCTGGTCTTGTTCACGCGAGCCAATTTGGACAGCGCCAAGACTAGATTTCTACTGTTTGTCGTTGCTGCCATGCTTGGATTGACCATTCTGTTGACCTTCAGTCGTGGTGGATTCCTGGGATTTGCCATCACCAACCTTATCTACATGCTGACTCGTGGTCAGGGCAAGGCAGTTCTTTACCTTCTTTTGGCGGCGCTGGTGGTCGCATTCCTGCTGCCACATGCATTCATAGATCGGGCCATGACCGGCGTCAGTGACGGCAATGTCAGCGAAATAAGCGCTGGTCGCGTGGATACGATTTGGATGCCGCTGCTCCCAGAGCTTTTCACTAGCCCGCTGATTGGCCATGGCATCTCCTCGATACTCTGGTCCGAGCCCATGAAGACAGGGCACATGTTGATCGTAGGGCATACCCATAATGCCTATCTTGGCGCACTGATGGATGTCGGTATCATCGGCTTTGCCATGATCATGCTGTTTTATAAGTATCTGTGGGACGGGTTTCGCAAGATGAGAAACGCGGAAGATAGCAAAATCATGCGCGGGTTCTTCGAGGGAGGATCAATAGCCATCATCGTACTGTTGATCCAGGGCATAACGGATGACAAGTTCTTTCCGACACACCCTCAGGTCTTTCTTTGGATGGCCATTGGAATACTGTTTGGACGGATGGCATATGCTTCCAGAAAAAGCAAGGTGGCTGAAAGCATGGAATTGAAAAATGCCGAAATAAATATGCGATATGGGAGGGAAGCTGGTGCGCTCCAGAAAGCCTAAGATATGCTTCGTGGGTTTGAGAAGCCTTTCGGTGCTGGCCCCGGAGTATGGACATCATGGAAACGGTGGCGAAGAGGTTCAACATGCTTTGCTTGCCAGGGCGCTGAACAAGAGGGGTTATGACGTTTCGATAATAGTCTCGGACTATGGCCAGGATGATGGCCAGAGCTGGAGTGGTGTGACGACATACAAGGCTTACAAGCCAGATGAAGGAATTCCCATAGTCCGTTTTGTCTATCCACGCTGGACCAAGGTCTGGTCGGCTTTGCGAAGAGCGAACGCAGATATCTATTATGTAAGCTGCGCTGGCATGATGCTTGGACAGGTCGCCATGTTTTGTCGCGTGTATCAGCGGCGTCTGGTCTTCCGCATCGCCCTAAACAGTGATTGCGAGCCAGACAATCTGCCAATCAAGCACACCCGGGACAAGTGGTTGTACCGGTATGGGCTTGCCAGAGCCGACACGATCCTGGCCCAGACACAACACCAGCAGGAGCGCTTGCGCAAGAACTTCGGCCGTGACAGCAAAGTGGCGACCATGCTCGTCGACGAGCCTGATGATATCAAAAGCTATTCGGGCAGAGATATCGATATGCTCTGGGTCAGCAATCTGCGGGCCATAAAACGTCCGGATCTGGCTGTTGATCTGGCAGAAACCATGCCGCACCGGCAATTTCATATCGTAGGCGGCAGGTACCCTACCGAACCCAGGCTGTATGATGAAATATCATCCCGTGCGGAGAAATTGCCCAATGTGACCTTTCACGGGCAGGTGCCGTATAGTCAGGTGCACGAGCTCTATGACCGGGCCAAGGTATTCGTGAATACGTCAGATCTGGAGGGATTCCCCAATACCTATCTCCAGGCATGGGTGCGTGGCACTCCAGTCGTGGCGCTGTTTGACCCGGACGATATCATTGAGCGTAAACGCTTGGGCAATGGCGTCAAGGATCTGGCAGAAATGCGGAACATGGTGGAGCAATATCTACAGGCAGAGCACTCCTGGCATGAGGCAAGTCAACGTTGCTTGCAATACATGCGCCAGGAATATAACCCGGACAAGATTCTGGAACCGTACATCAGCACCTTTGATGCCTTGATGGATGGCAAGCCTTCAGGTCAGGCACTGAAATCTTCGGCAGTCAAGGTCAAGCCATGAAGAAAAAACGCAAAGTGCTTTTGTTGCTGAACTCGCTGCTGAGTGGCGGAGCTGAAAGGCATGTGCTTAGCCTCGTCGATGGCCTGGATCGCGATATGTTCAAATTGTCTCTTGCCTATCTCAAACGGCAGGAAAACCTGCTACCCCAGGTAAATGCGGAACGGCTGGATTATTTATTTTGTTGTGAGGCGAGGAATGGCTTTGACTGGGCTGCCCTGCGAAAACTGATCCGGCACATCCGAAGTACCAGGCCAGAAGTGGTGATGTGCACCAATCAATATTCCATGCTGTATGGATACCTGGCACGTCTTCTTGCCGGGTACCGGTTTGAGCTTATTGAGGTATTCCATACCACTGAGATGCCCAAGAATGCAAATCAATGGCATCAACGGTTATATCATAAGTTGTTCAGCAAATGTGACAAAGTGATATTTGTCAGCAAAAACCAGCAGGAATACTGGCTTGCACAAGGCTTGCGCCTGAAGCAGCATCAGTATATCCATAACGGGGTTGATACAGAGCATTTCCGGGACAGCTTTTCGAAAGTGGAGAAAGTTGCAATAAGAAATCGGTATGGCTTTGCAGAAAGCGATTATCTGGTAGGAGTCTGTGCAGCATTCAGGCCCGAGAAAAGCCATCTTGACTTTTTAAAGGCGTTGCGGAGAGTGCGGGATCTTGGACTTCCTGCCAAGGCGCTTCTCATTGGCGATGGCCCCACGCGCTTAGAAATAGAGGCCTACATCAGACAGTCCGCGCTTGAAGACGCTGTCGTGATTACCGGATTTCAATCTGATGTCAGGCCATTGATTGCAATTTGCGATGTCATGGTCCTGACATCAATTGCCGTCGAAACCTTCTCGATTGCTGTGCTGGAATCCATGGCACTTGGAAAGCCGGTCATTTCCACTGCTATCGGCGGAGTGCCCGAACAGATCACACATGGCGCTACAGGGTTTCTCTTCGAAAAGGGAGATGTGGATGCCTTGGTGGAGCTGCTTCTCCGCTTGTCGGATAAGCCCCTGCGGGAAGAAATGGGGAGATCGGCACGGGCAACGGTAGTAGAACGATTTACTCTGGATCGCATGCTCGCGGCCTATGAGGATATCCTCATGGAAAAGGATGTTTTGACATCGGGTATATCCAGGGCTTGCTCCACATAAAAAATCCGGGTCGTATGGCAGTATGTACAGACCCCGTCATTCACGTTGTCCTTTCATGTTGATCATATCATGTCGATTGCCAGCCAGCCCCCTGGTTCCGCCAGGGTGAATACGAGCACACGTTCACAGGCCATGTCTCTTGGCAAGGCAAACCTGCTGGATTTCATGATCCAGATTGTGCTTCCGATTGTCTTGGTTCGCCTGCTGGATCCTACGGAATTCGGTCAGTACCGAATGCTCTGGCTAGCTGCCAATGCGGCTATCGCGCTTGGCCAATTGCATATGCCGCACAGCCTTTTATATCTCCTGCCGAGAGAGGGGGCTGAAAGGGCCAGGATTTACATCAATAACACTCTGCTCTTTCTTGCCAGCACCGGCCTGATTGGCGCAGTGTTGGTTGGTCCTTGGAATCATTGGTTGCCCGGCCAGATGGAGCATCTGTCAAGCAATGCGTTTTTCCTGCCGCTTTTCATATTTGTCTGGGTGCTCGCGTCTCTTGTGGAGTTTCTGCCCAACGCCGACCAGCGTATCGCTTGGCAGGCACGTGTCATCGTAGGTCTTTCCCTGTTGCGAGCGAGCACTATTGTGCTTGTGGTATTCGTCACACGGGACATCGAATGGGTTTTCGCAGCACTGCTGCTGTTTGCCTTCGTGAAGCTCGGCCTGCTGTATTATTACATCGGTAAATACCACGGCCGGAATGTTTTCAAAGTGAACCTCAATCTGTTGAGAGGACAGATTATATACGCAGCGCCATTCGGGATTTCTGGCAGCCTCTACATTCTACGCGGTCAGGCAGATCAGTGGGTGGTTGCATCTTTATTTTCGACCAGCGTGTTTGCTACTTTTTCGGTTGCATACGTTTTTTCACCCTTGGCAAACATTATCCGTCAGTCGGTAAGCAATGCCGTCATGCCCAGGCTCAGTGAGCTGCATGCCAGTGGAGATCGCGAAGAGCTTCTGAATCTGAACCGCAAGGCCAATGCAGGCAGCAACTTCTTGCTATTTCCCATGCTGGTGTTCTTTTTTGTCTTTTCTACGCAACTCATAGAGTTGATCTATACTGGATCTTATCTCATGGCAGCTGATGTCATGCGGATCTATCTTTTAGGCATGCTGGCCCAAGCTGTGGAAGTCAATTCAATATTGAGAGTCTTCAGCCAGGGGCGATTTACGGTTCGCGTCAACTTTGGCTTGCTACTCATGTCCATTGTCGTCAGCTATTTGGGGGCTCGTGTGTTTGGACTTCTGGGGGCCGCCTTGGGTAGCGTTCTGGCTCTCTCCTTGGGAGAACTTATGAATCTGCGCCATGCCGTATCCGTTACAAACACGTCTTTTAGCCGCTTCCTGGACTGGAAACAACTTGGAATTCTGCTGGGCGCTGCGATTGTCGCCGGAGGCGTGGGCAAGGGTGTAGCGCTACTTCCCATGTTTTCCGGCCATCTGATTGGGCAGTTGTTCCTGGGCGGGCTCTCCATGATCACAGTCTATATACTGATGCTCATTCTGCTTGGCAAGGGAGATCTGATCAAGTCAGTGCTTGAAGATGTGCTGCGGCGTCGCAGACGGGTCTGATTGGGCCCATTAGGGAGATATAATGGTTCCTGCATATTTTCGAAACAGCATTAGCATACCAGCCTGGTGGCAAGAGGAGGGGAGATGGACTCACAGTCAATGAAGCACCTGACCAGATCAATCTTTGGCATGGGACTCCTGTGGGGTATAACACTCCTCCCTGCACATGTCGCTGCGCATGAATATAATCCGCCTTTCCCCCGGCTGTATGGCATGAATATCGGTGACAAACATTACGACGACCCGAACTATCAGAAGGCCTTGAGTCGGCTGGATGTTGCAATCCTGGGCTTTTATCCGGGTTGGAAAACCAATTATTCCTATGGCGGCGACAAGGGTATTCGAGCTGCCGTGAAGGCGATCAAGGACAGAAATCCCGATATCCTGCTCGGCCAGTACACCATTCTCGGTGA
This window harbors:
- a CDS encoding O-antigen ligase family protein; the protein is MSSASQRQDILRQQSNNKELWLYVIAAGVAMVGGLALVFLGNANTFILAAAVAAAALILRDYRLGVVLLIVFMPLAESEFFPRQMLGVTGLNPLNMLLMATLASYLLKRVFQRQDYPFIPAKMFWLYLIPIAIGAIHGAMSADQIPSFLYASKMLSFDNVAGYLRDLVIKPLFLVLFALLIGAAVYDSDRPVLFMAPALISVVLISLMALLAVATSGLGLSALAQATSRGVMGKVGMHANELGLLFNIAYALVLFTRANLDSAKTRFLLFVVAAMLGLTILLTFSRGGFLGFAITNLIYMLTRGQGKAVLYLLLAALVVAFLLPHAFIDRAMTGVSDGNVSEISAGRVDTIWMPLLPELFTSPLIGHGISSILWSEPMKTGHMLIVGHTHNAYLGALMDVGIIGFAMIMLFYKYLWDGFRKMRNAEDSKIMRGFFEGGSIAIIVLLIQGITDDKFFPTHPQVFLWMAIGILFGRMAYASRKSKVAESMELKNAEINMRYGREAGALQKA
- the epsF gene encoding chain length determinant protein EpsF, with translation MNFQRFIYILHSRAKLILFTFLVAVFVAVAVSLLMPKEYEASTSLVMDFKDPNPISGQASALNPQILPAYMSTQLDILKSKAVAEKVVENLKLDQDPKNREAFMEATEGRGSIREWLAVGLLENLVAEPSKDSGVVAVTYTANDPRMAAAVANAFAAAYMQTTLALRVDPAKQSATLFDDQLNALRKNWEKAQATLSAYQQRNGIIDVDERLDVENARLSDLSNQLVQAQASAFESSSRNSTAGKLGGGADTMPEVLASPLVQNLKSQLYQKEAELNELATSLNPSHPQYKEVAAQVAGLRTRVNQEISKIVSGVRNNNSIQQSREAAIRQALAEQKAKVLEIKRKRDQMAVLVRDVDTAQKAYDTALQRFTQARMESQVSMNNVSVLSQATAPVLPSKPKLLFNVLGAGVLGLGLGLLLAILFEMMDRRVRSEADIFDAIGVPVLGVVSKEVGHDRFAGTWPRLEGLAPKALPNPAK
- a CDS encoding glycosyltransferase family 4 protein, with amino-acid sequence MGGKLVRSRKPKICFVGLRSLSVLAPEYGHHGNGGEEVQHALLARALNKRGYDVSIIVSDYGQDDGQSWSGVTTYKAYKPDEGIPIVRFVYPRWTKVWSALRRANADIYYVSCAGMMLGQVAMFCRVYQRRLVFRIALNSDCEPDNLPIKHTRDKWLYRYGLARADTILAQTQHQQERLRKNFGRDSKVATMLVDEPDDIKSYSGRDIDMLWVSNLRAIKRPDLAVDLAETMPHRQFHIVGGRYPTEPRLYDEISSRAEKLPNVTFHGQVPYSQVHELYDRAKVFVNTSDLEGFPNTYLQAWVRGTPVVALFDPDDIIERKRLGNGVKDLAEMRNMVEQYLQAEHSWHEASQRCLQYMRQEYNPDKILEPYISTFDALMDGKPSGQALKSSAVKVKP
- the recD gene encoding exodeoxyribonuclease V subunit alpha gives rise to the protein MPDQLYAAASRGLIRSLDLHFARTLERLADGRSEALSLGACLVSHQVGLGHVCVDLAQLAGRPLFGSESQADGEVILAPDLNSWRKHLQASGVVGQPGQGMPLILDEQDRLYLGRYWRFEDALARQLRARALMQPEIDLQRLRAGLERFFGPASAEPDWQKLAAAIALLRGLAVIAGGPGTGKTTTVVKILALLLEQDQNLRIALVAPTGKAAARLSESIKARKQDLACDAVIRQAVPEEAGTIHRLLKALPGQNGFRHHAGHPLPVDVLVLDEASMVDLPLMARLVDALPPQARLYMLGDQDQLASVEAGSVLADICGASAQRGYSPELCGQLQALAGVALPATESVAGPLQDCIVHLRASHRFRQDSGIGALAQAINQGDAEAAGRILRSNQFADLAWQGESGAASLDLVAQRAAGAYGLYLGLDAPGAALEAFNRFRVLCALRDGPYGVAGLNQAIESALAHKGLISPGNLHYAGRPVMVIRNDYTLRLYNGDIGILLPDPAANGAIRAFFAQPDGSVRAIHPNRLPEHDTAYAMTVHKSQGSEFDEVLLVLPEADAPVLTRELIYTGVTRARRHMILHGSASILSLAIRRRVSRASGLLDKLWQSGSASPS
- a CDS encoding oligosaccharide flippase family protein, translating into MSIASQPPGSARVNTSTRSQAMSLGKANLLDFMIQIVLPIVLVRLLDPTEFGQYRMLWLAANAAIALGQLHMPHSLLYLLPREGAERARIYINNTLLFLASTGLIGAVLVGPWNHWLPGQMEHLSSNAFFLPLFIFVWVLASLVEFLPNADQRIAWQARVIVGLSLLRASTIVLVVFVTRDIEWVFAALLLFAFVKLGLLYYYIGKYHGRNVFKVNLNLLRGQIIYAAPFGISGSLYILRGQADQWVVASLFSTSVFATFSVAYVFSPLANIIRQSVSNAVMPRLSELHASGDREELLNLNRKANAGSNFLLFPMLVFFFVFSTQLIELIYTGSYLMAADVMRIYLLGMLAQAVEVNSILRVFSQGRFTVRVNFGLLLMSIVVSYLGARVFGLLGAALGSVLALSLGELMNLRHAVSVTNTSFSRFLDWKQLGILLGAAIVAGGVGKGVALLPMFSGHLIGQLFLGGLSMITVYILMLILLGKGDLIKSVLEDVLRRRRRV
- the epsG gene encoding chain length determinant protein tyrosine kinase EpsG; its protein translation is MSSTLPESQARFEVKSLVTEENKIGALLVESGKLQWEDIDPILRLQREQELRFGEAALQLGLVLPEDVRFALARQFGYTYLPHSDAGMSEELIAAYKPFSPEVEALRTLRSQLLLRWFDRGQKMISLVSANVGEGCSAMAANLAVLFSQLGRRTLLIDADLRNPRQHEIFNMPNREGLSDVLAHRVNHSAVMLVNAFSNFYLLTSGTIPPNPQELLSRQDFPALLEDFSDLYDVIIIDTPPSNMNADAQTVLKHTGGALMVMRQDLTRVNDAVSLKATIAATNAEIVGSVLNRF
- a CDS encoding glycosyltransferase family 4 protein, whose product is MKKKRKVLLLLNSLLSGGAERHVLSLVDGLDRDMFKLSLAYLKRQENLLPQVNAERLDYLFCCEARNGFDWAALRKLIRHIRSTRPEVVMCTNQYSMLYGYLARLLAGYRFELIEVFHTTEMPKNANQWHQRLYHKLFSKCDKVIFVSKNQQEYWLAQGLRLKQHQYIHNGVDTEHFRDSFSKVEKVAIRNRYGFAESDYLVGVCAAFRPEKSHLDFLKALRRVRDLGLPAKALLIGDGPTRLEIEAYIRQSALEDAVVITGFQSDVRPLIAICDVMVLTSIAVETFSIAVLESMALGKPVISTAIGGVPEQITHGATGFLFEKGDVDALVELLLRLSDKPLREEMGRSARATVVERFTLDRMLAAYEDILMEKDVLTSGISRACST